In Effusibacillus lacus, a genomic segment contains:
- a CDS encoding L,D-transpeptidase family protein translates to MKTTRMSKIFPLFLACFLMFYCALTEASPNAPVPTGEISLQIDPLRNRLTVLIDGVVYKQFPIALGKPETPTPAGEWMVLNKYKNWGSGFGTRWIGLNVPWGIYGIHGTNKPGSIGHDASHGCVRMLNRHVEELYEWVEPGTPVTILGHPLREPQLEPRRLAAGDSGSDVLLIQSRLRSAGFYKGIPDGRFGLSTEKALKSFEEANGLPVDGVMSLHDYRGMGLLE, encoded by the coding sequence ATGAAAACGACAAGAATGAGCAAGATTTTTCCATTGTTTTTGGCCTGTTTTCTTATGTTTTATTGTGCACTTACTGAAGCTTCTCCCAATGCACCTGTTCCAACCGGGGAGATCTCCCTTCAGATTGATCCCTTACGGAACCGGTTAACAGTTCTCATTGACGGCGTTGTGTACAAGCAATTCCCGATCGCTCTGGGCAAGCCGGAAACTCCAACACCGGCAGGGGAATGGATGGTTCTAAACAAATACAAAAATTGGGGGTCCGGATTTGGCACCCGTTGGATCGGACTCAACGTTCCCTGGGGGATCTACGGGATCCACGGCACAAACAAACCCGGATCCATCGGGCACGATGCAAGCCATGGATGCGTTCGCATGCTGAACCGGCATGTAGAGGAGTTGTATGAATGGGTCGAGCCCGGAACTCCGGTGACCATACTCGGCCACCCTCTCAGGGAGCCGCAACTGGAGCCCAGAAGGCTTGCCGCAGGGGATAGTGGATCGGATGTTTTGCTGATTCAGAGCAGGTTGCGGAGCGCAGGTTTCTATAAAGGCATTCCTGACGGTCGATTCGGGTTGTCCACGGAAAAGGCGCTCAAATCCTTCGAAGAAGCAAACGGGTTGCCGGTGGACGGTGTCATGAGCCTGCATGATTACCGGGGAATGGGGTTGCTCGAGTGA